A stretch of DNA from Takifugu flavidus isolate HTHZ2018 chromosome 13, ASM371156v2, whole genome shotgun sequence:
CAGTCTTTGGCGGTAGCTCTGGATCGGGGAAACAGACCGGGGTCAGTCTCCTGGTGCCGGTACCGGGTTAACAACCATTTGGATCGGGGAGGATAAATACTAGACCTGCGCTGTGGGTTGTACATGAAGAGCAGGTTGAGCAGCCTGTGGCCCGCCTCGGACAACCAGATGAATTTATTCTTCAGGTTGTTGTAGGGCTGTTTCCTCAGACTGTACTGACCAATGAGGGGCAACTTAGAGAaaccctggaacacacacacacacacgtgttcacACCCGTCGTCGTTTGACACGAAAGTGTTAAAGTTAAGACTGGTGCAAAGGAGGCTAACCGGCCAGATGTTCTCATTGGGGGTCCCCAGCAGCTGCACGATCAGGTCCACCTGCTGGATCTCAGAAGTCCCGGGCAGCAGAGGTTTGTGAGCCAGCAGCTCGGCCAGGATGCAGCCAACAGCCCTGCGGAGTAAACATCGAATTAGGATTCAAGGCCCATCCGGGACGGGTGCGTGCAGAAGACAGAGCCTCACCACATGTCCAGGGCTGTAGTCTGAGACTTCGTCCCtaggaggagctctggagctctgtACCTGCAGACCAATGAATGAGAACGTATGTGACAAGGTCCTCGCCTCCCAGAGATAATGGAACCAACAGGGAAGGGATTAGTGAGGCAGATTAAAAGGGAGAGTTTCCACTGAGGCTGCACAAGGACAATGTAGCAGTAAGCAGACAGCTACTACTACTGTCAGTGACCTCAGCTACACCCTGTTCCTCATATTTATCTCCAAATATTACGAAAACCATGTAAAGTGACTACTTTTTCCTCTTCATACCGAAGAGGAATAATTACTGAATAGAGTAGTAACTGTAAGCAAGTCTGGAGGAACGCATTGTGATCTTTGATGCTGAATCCAATATTCAATATTCACATTCCGTGTTGATGCCCAACACATCTGGAACAGGAGTGAGCAGAGTACACTCACCATAGCGTGACCACTCTGGGAGTCATGGGCTGCTGCGGAATGCCGTACATCCTGGCCAAGCCGAAATCGGCTGCAAATGACGGGAACAACCCCATAAACACAGCAGTACAATGTCAGAAGTGTATCACGTGCGCTCTCTTGTTCGCGCGCTGACCGTGCAGAAAGATAATATGGTTGGACAGATGTTGGAGTGCATTCCCGTGCAACATCAACGCAGCGGCGGCGGTTATAGTGATGGGGGCAACTCACCAATCTTTACGCGTCCTTTGTCTGTCATCAGCAGATTAGACACCTTCAAGTCCCTAATAAAGAGATTGGAGAGGATAATGGCCCAACCACCTGACTGGTTCAACCCCCCCTCGCTCCAGTAGAACTCAATTAAACCCGCTTTAAAGACTTTCAGGTACAGCTTTAATTAACACAAAGGTTAATAGACTACTTGGCTTGACCTACATGTACAATGGGAGCGATGAAGAAAACGGAGCAACGCACGTTTTTTCAGACCCGACTGTTTCATAAATCCAGGCGAAATATTTCTCCCCTTATATTAAAGAGAGTGCGAAGCTTCGGGAACGCTGCCGAGTCGATACGTGACGACAAATGTGTGCGGAAAGACGTGGACTGACCTGTGTATGATGAAGTTGTGATGGAGGTACTCCAACCCTCGCAGCAACTGGAGGATTATACACTTCACCTGAGCAAACCAAAGATAAAGCCAGTCACAGAAGTACCGGGTAATTAGAGTTAAAAGGTTCCACGAACCTCCTAAATCATTAAGACTTTTTTTTGATCATCTGTGTGTCGCACCTGGGCCTCGGAGAAGGGGgtctgcatgttctccagcaGACTGGCCAGATCCTGCTCGCAGTAACTCATCACCAGGAACAGACTGAGACAGGAAGACGCATCCAGATCGACCACGACGGCCCACAGATATCACAGGTTAGGGATACAACATCCGCTCCCCCGTGTCTTTAGAAACCCGTTATTGTGTCTGAGTTCTGCTCGTCTCACCTCTCCAGCTGGCTGCCAACAACCACCTCTTTCAGCTCCACTATGTTGGGATGCCTCAGCCTCAGAAGCAGGTTGATTTCCCTCAAACTGCTGATGGGGATCCCTAACAAAAGAAACCCCACAAGCTTGTTGTGCGCTTCTGAATCGAATGTTTCATTCGATGCCCCGTGTTGCAATATTGGTCGGTTTCCCAGATTTTCTAGGTCGGGTTTAAGGTGTGGAACACAATAGCCAGGCCTTATTTATCCTCTACCTGAGGCACATACAAGTGTGTGAAAGCTAAAAAGATTAAACTCTTACCGTCCTTCTCTTTGTCCATGCGGACCTTTTTCAATG
This window harbors:
- the cdk10 gene encoding cyclin-dependent kinase 10, translating into MSSNDRMDTVGEEEHDPIKLKSIKNNRTFTVPQNDRFGSCRSVREFEKLNRIGEGTYGIVYRARDTKSDEIVALKKVRMDKEKDGIPISSLREINLLLRLRHPNIVELKEVVVGSQLESLFLVMSYCEQDLASLLENMQTPFSEAQVKCIILQLLRGLEYLHHNFIIHRDLKVSNLLMTDKGRVKIADFGLARMYGIPQQPMTPRVVTLWYRAPELLLGTKSQTTALDMWAVGCILAELLAHKPLLPGTSEIQQVDLIVQLLGTPNENIWPGFSKLPLIGQYSLRKQPYNNLKNKFIWLSEAGHRLLNLLFMYNPQRRATAKDCLESSYFKEKPLPCEPELMPTFPHHRNKRAALPAESRPKRSKV